The region gagaacaaagaagcattgccatttccatgcaattatgaaggtattcaaagatgctggaatagagtaatgaagtagcatagtattagactcgatatgttttattttattatcttgtcttattactgtgtaatcttggcaatatataaaccaagagtagcaagtagaacaacaagaagactaagcatacatttctcagagaaataattgtaagctgtatcctttagtatttctctgtaagtttagttgttcttatttgtaagcagctgtgagctattcaagcttcacaaggttctcttgatatatatatatatatatatatgatggatacattcaaatccaccagaaagttttgaAGACTTGTGtctttattactttgtgttttgattcattttaacttatcattccgcactttgctaatcaaaacactcacatatatattttgagttagaacattttataattcagaaaaagttacatgaattccattcaacctccttctgtaattcttgttgcattgttagggactaacattGATCTTCTTCAATTCCCTCACTTTTGCTTTGTAAACTACATGTTTGCTTACATGGCATTTCAAATcatttacaattttttttatggAATGCACTGATTGGCCAACTAAAATTCATTCTTATTTCTGTTTCATAGTAATCAGCTATCCACTTGGAGTTGATTTGTTTTTGATAAAAGGTTGGCATACATGTGTGCTTCCTCACATATGTCTTAATCTGGCGAGTGACATATCATTTATGCATTGGAGATGCATATATTTTCTATTGGCATGGAGGCTCACACACATATTGGACCTTCTTGCCAAAGTTTCTGCAGTTTATGATTGGCATCTTATCAAGATTTGCCTATCTTTTAACTGCTTCTCTAAAAATTCTAGAATTTCTGAAACACATACCAAGGTGAAAACAGGGTTAACTATGTCTGCATCCTCATTAAACACTGGATAGTTGATTTCATCCTCATTTGTGTTGTTGGCTGTCATCCTCTCCTCATCAGAACCAACATAGACACTTGAATGATCACTCGTATTCCCTATCTCAGTATCAACATCAAATTTCTTTCTAGCAGTATCATCCTCATCAATATTTGTATCAAACAACcagtcatcatcactctcatcCTTATTTGAATGGTCAAAATGGAAGCtctcttcactatcatcacttCCATCACTATCAGCCTCATATTCTTCATCAAAACCCTAAAAAATCTCATCACTTTCATTTAGGTCAGATGAAAATGCCTATCTAAATTCTTCCTCGCCTCTAATAACAACCTCTTCAAACTGTGTACCATTGTAGTAATTTTCATTAAACATGGCTTCATTAGCTTCAACTTGTATGTTCATTTCAATTGGTGAGGTAGAAATTGAGGGGGGGGGGGAACGTCTGCAAATACCTCTATATATCTATCTAATTTAAGGCCCCTATTTACTTTTAGTTGACACATCACTAGTGCATCACCATTAGTCTCCAACTCAAAACACCCTGCCTCTATTGTAGTATTAGACAACCTATACCAAAATGTATGAAAGCCTCCACAATCATCTATTTCTTTCATCATCAAGGTTAATTCTATAAGGCTCATTTTCTCTCCATTACAATGATCATATAATCAACACGGCCATTTACACACTTCTTAGGATTATGCCACATCTCCCCACCATGTACCAAATTTATAGTAAAATAATTCACATTTGCAATTCTATAAACAAGACTCTAAATTCAACATATTTGTAAACTCGAACTACCTACATTAACCACATACAAGTAACATCATTCTAACAAGTAAACCACTTTCAAACCTTAATTATAAAAACCTTAACTTTAAAGTAAGAAAACAATATTTATAAATATCATAACCACTTCGATTAAAAGGGAAATATCATAATTGAACATGCATGTAAATAAGAACAACATTTTGACATAACCCATAAATTAATATAGACAAAActgcatacacttatatacaacTACTCAGTCCATAGATGTACCTGTATACTCCAGACTTTGTCATGGTTTGTAAACTGCTTCCTTCATTCTTCGAAACCAAGCCGCTTTTTTACTCCTCACCAAGAATTTGGTCGTTTTATACAGTACGAGAATGAATTTGGAGGAAATTGAAGAGAATGGTAGTGATATGTAATCATATATTCTTTTAGACGTCAATTTATCCAAATACCCATGCAATCCTTCACTTTTCCGTCAGGCATTTAACGGAAGTAGGCCATGACCCTTTAATTGCTTGAAAGAAATATTTACAGCCATACATTTTGCAATTTTTTTATTTGAGTTACCAAAATGCAAAACATTAAATTTTGGGTCATGAATAGTGAAGTTTGTCTAAAATTTAATAGTAGGAATTTTTTTAAGCGCATTTCCCAAGCACATCGCTTGACATTTGACCAGGAATTCACAAATATTCAAATCTCATACGTCGAATCCAGCTAATACAAACAGTTAAAAGATTCCTAACAGATTGATAACGCAATTATTTATTTTTCACATGGCCTGTTTAATACAcacatttaaaaaaaaaactaatcactacaaaaaaaaatataactcTTATCCTCTCCACTTAACACTCTAGCTTAATAATCTTATAGTAATTGAAGCCACCACCATGGACGGAGGCGGCACTGCTCCAGTCAACGCCGGCGCCACCGGTCGTGGTGGTGGCGATGGAGTTCCGGCTATCGGAATTCAGATCCACTGCCGCCGTCTCCCTGATTTCCTCCAAACAGTCAAACTCAAGTATGTTAAATTAGGTTATCATTATCTAATTTCTAATTTATTAACTTTATGTTTAATTCCTGTTATGATTGTGATTTTAATCGAAGCTGCACAAATGAATCCTGATGATATTCATCAATTGTGGCTACATCTCCAGTATAACCTCGTGGTTGTTATTGTCTGTTGTGCTGTACTTGTTTTCGGATTTACGGCGTATGTTATGACTAGACCTAGGTCTGTTTATTTGGTGGATTATGCTTGTTATCGTGCGCCTGATCATTTAAAGGCGTCGAATGATCGGTTTATGAGGCATTCTAGGTTAACCGGTGATTTTGATGAGTCGTCGTTGGAGTTTCAGAGGAGGATTTTGGAGAGATCGGGTTTAGGTGAGGAAACGTATGTTCCTGAAGCAATGCACGTGATTCCTCCTCAACCGTCGATGGCTGCTGCCAGGGCGGAGGCGGAGGAAGTTATGTATGGTGCTTTGGATAATTTGTTTGCTAATACGGGGATTAAGGCGAAGGATATTGGGATTCTTGTGGTGAATTGTAGTTTGTTTAATCCGACGCCTTCGTTGTCGGCTATGATTGTGAATAAGTATAAGTTGAGGGGGAATGTTAGGAGTTTTAATTTGGGAGGGATGGGGTGTAGTGCGGGGGTTATTGCGGTTGATATGGCCAAGGATTTGTTGCAAGTGCATAGGAATACTTATGCTGTTGTTGTGAGTACTGAGAATATTACGCAGAATTGGTATTTTGGGAATAATAAAGCTATGTTGATACCTAATTGTTTGTTTAGGGTTGGGGGTGCAGCTGTGTTGTTATCTAATAAGTCTGTAGATAAGAGCCGAGCAAAGTATAAGCTTGTTCATGTCGTGAGGACACATCGCGGGGCGGATGATAAGGCATTCCGTTGCGTTTATCAGGAGGAAGATAATGCTGGGAAAATTGGCGTGTCATTGTCAAAAGATCTTATGGCAATTGCTGGCGGAGCTCTTAAAACCAACATCACCACATTAGGTCCTATTGTTCTCCCAATCAGCGAGCAGCTTCTCTTTTTTGCTACACTGCTGGTTAAAAAGTTCTTGAATCCTCATGTGAAGCCTTATATCCCAGATTTTAAGTTAGCTTTTGATCATTTTTGCATACATGCTGGGGGAAGGGCAGTGATTGATGAGTTGGAGAAGAATCTGCAGTTGCTACCAGTACACGTGGAGGCTTCTAGAATGGCTCTCCACCGGTTTGGGAACACTTCCTCAAGTTCCATCTGGTATGAATTGGCATATACTGAGGCAAAGGGAAGAATGCGCAAGGGTCATAGGGTCTGGCAGATTGCTTTCGGAAGTGGTTTCAAATGTAATAGTGCAGTATGGCAAGCTCTGCGGAATGTAAAAGCATCTAGTTATAGTCCCTGGGAAGACTGCATTGATAAGTACCCGGTGACTGCAGTCTCGTAGCATTGTAAGAAGACCGTGGACTCTTCAAATGGTATCAACCATCTGTACTTTTAGTCTTTGTCCAGTCTCTAAATTTTATATTATCCTAGTCTAATTTGTTTTTTATGTGAAATTGTTAGAGTTTTGTTTTGATAATTGTTCTTTCATGTACTCTATATATATTTCAATATCTAGTTTTGTTTTG is a window of Apium graveolens cultivar Ventura chromosome 11, ASM990537v1, whole genome shotgun sequence DNA encoding:
- the LOC141698022 gene encoding 3-ketoacyl-CoA synthase 4-like, yielding MEFRLSEFRSTAAVSLISSKQSNSTAQMNPDDIHQLWLHLQYNLVVVIVCCAVLVFGFTAYVMTRPRSVYLVDYACYRAPDHLKASNDRFMRHSRLTGDFDESSLEFQRRILERSGLGEETYVPEAMHVIPPQPSMAAARAEAEEVMYGALDNLFANTGIKAKDIGILVVNCSLFNPTPSLSAMIVNKYKLRGNVRSFNLGGMGCSAGVIAVDMAKDLLQVHRNTYAVVVSTENITQNWYFGNNKAMLIPNCLFRVGGAAVLLSNKSVDKSRAKYKLVHVVRTHRGADDKAFRCVYQEEDNAGKIGVSLSKDLMAIAGGALKTNITTLGPIVLPISEQLLFFATLLVKKFLNPHVKPYIPDFKLAFDHFCIHAGGRAVIDELEKNLQLLPVHVEASRMALHRFGNTSSSSIWYELAYTEAKGRMRKGHRVWQIAFGSGFKCNSAVWQALRNVKASSYSPWEDCIDKYPVTAVS